One Aminivibrio pyruvatiphilus DNA window includes the following coding sequences:
- the selD gene encoding selenide, water dikinase SelD: MRLTELSTTSGUAAKIGPADLEKVLRDLPLPSHERIITSWGSGEDAALWTIDQERAGILTVDFITPVSDDPRTWGQIAATNSLSDVFAMGGKPFVALNIVGFPTKTLELDVLKDVLRGGQEKVAEAGAFLLGGHSVEDREPKYGLVVYGEVRRDSLWKVTGARPGDLLLLTKPVGTGIVATAVKADMVEDEASRTEAARWMTTLNDLPRRLSPDECRMVHACTDVTGFGLAGHVLDMLSEGGLKLTLGIRDIPLLPGVLGLASSGLIPAGTYSNRIAYEDRVKDPSKHDDILMDMVFDAQTSGGLLLALGREDAERLLPKIRSFGFDRTAVIGRFSEGDGTIEIADAL, encoded by the coding sequence ATGAGGCTTACAGAGCTTTCGACCACCAGCGGGTGAGCGGCGAAAATAGGTCCGGCGGACCTGGAGAAGGTGCTGAGGGATCTCCCGCTGCCATCCCACGAACGGATCATCACGTCCTGGGGTTCCGGCGAGGACGCCGCCCTCTGGACGATAGATCAGGAGCGGGCCGGAATTCTCACGGTGGACTTCATCACCCCCGTGTCGGACGACCCCCGCACCTGGGGACAGATCGCGGCGACGAACTCCCTGAGCGACGTCTTCGCCATGGGCGGGAAACCCTTCGTGGCTTTGAACATAGTGGGTTTTCCCACGAAAACCCTCGAACTGGACGTGCTGAAGGACGTCCTGCGGGGAGGGCAGGAAAAAGTGGCGGAGGCGGGAGCCTTCCTCCTGGGAGGCCACAGCGTGGAGGACAGGGAACCCAAGTACGGACTCGTCGTCTACGGAGAAGTCCGGCGGGACTCCCTCTGGAAGGTGACCGGGGCACGGCCGGGAGACCTTCTTCTTCTCACGAAGCCGGTCGGCACAGGGATAGTCGCCACCGCTGTAAAGGCGGACATGGTGGAGGACGAGGCTTCCAGGACGGAAGCCGCCCGGTGGATGACCACCCTGAACGACCTCCCGAGGCGGCTCTCCCCCGACGAATGCCGCATGGTGCATGCCTGCACGGACGTCACCGGCTTCGGGCTCGCGGGACACGTCCTGGACATGCTTTCGGAGGGGGGCCTGAAGCTCACCCTGGGGATACGGGACATACCCCTTCTGCCAGGCGTCCTGGGCCTTGCCTCCAGCGGCCTCATCCCGGCCGGAACCTACAGCAACAGGATCGCCTACGAGGACAGGGTGAAGGATCCGTCGAAGCACGACGACATCCTGATGGACATGGTCTTCGACGCCCAGACCTCTGGGGGGCTTCTGCTCGCCCTGGGAAGGGAGGACGCCGAAAGGCTGCTCCCGAAGATCCGGAGCTTCGGCTTCGACAGGACGGCGGTCATCGGCAGGTTCTCCGAAGGGGACGGAACGATAGAAATAGCAGACGCCCTGTAG
- the yedE gene encoding YedE family putative selenium transporter yields MKSINGILISRWGPAVTGAFVGAAASLLVFFGNPGNMGICVACFTRDIAGALGLHRAGVVQYLRPEIPGFILGAFLAAFLSREYRPRAGSSPIVRFFLGFFAMIGALIFLGCPWRAYARLAGGDWNAIAGIGGLAVGIGIGIVFLWNGFSLGRASKSPAWAGAVMPLAAVALLALLFLRPLFGPEGTGPVFFSATGPGAAAAPVAIALGVGLLVGWMAQKSRFCTVGALRDLIMLRDGHLFSGVAAFLVSAFVVNLLLGQFKPGFEGQPVAHMNHLWSFIGMALSGLAFTLAGGCPGRQVIMSGEGDGDAAVFVLGMLIGAAFAHNFSLASSGAGVTANGMTATVIGLVFCLAVGGLFRMKMD; encoded by the coding sequence ATGAAGAGCATCAACGGCATTCTCATCTCCCGATGGGGCCCGGCCGTCACCGGAGCTTTCGTCGGAGCGGCTGCCTCGCTTCTCGTTTTCTTCGGCAATCCCGGAAACATGGGGATATGTGTCGCGTGCTTCACCCGGGACATCGCCGGGGCGCTGGGGCTTCACCGGGCGGGTGTGGTCCAGTATCTCCGGCCTGAGATCCCCGGGTTCATCCTCGGGGCTTTTCTTGCAGCCTTCCTCAGCAGGGAATACCGGCCCAGGGCCGGATCCTCGCCCATTGTGAGGTTCTTTCTCGGTTTCTTCGCCATGATCGGGGCCCTTATCTTCCTCGGATGCCCGTGGAGGGCCTACGCCCGGCTGGCGGGCGGCGACTGGAACGCCATCGCCGGCATCGGCGGACTCGCTGTCGGCATAGGCATCGGAATAGTCTTTTTGTGGAACGGGTTCAGCCTCGGCAGGGCCTCCAAGTCCCCGGCATGGGCAGGCGCCGTTATGCCCCTCGCGGCTGTGGCCCTCCTTGCCCTTCTTTTCCTCCGGCCCCTTTTCGGCCCCGAGGGGACGGGCCCCGTCTTCTTCTCCGCAACCGGACCGGGTGCCGCCGCGGCTCCTGTGGCCATAGCTCTCGGCGTTGGCCTTCTCGTCGGATGGATGGCCCAGAAAAGCCGGTTCTGCACGGTGGGGGCCCTGAGAGACCTCATCATGCTCAGGGACGGCCACCTCTTCAGCGGCGTGGCGGCCTTCCTCGTATCGGCCTTCGTGGTCAACCTGCTGCTCGGACAGTTCAAGCCCGGATTTGAAGGCCAGCCCGTGGCCCATATGAACCACCTCTGGAGCTTCATCGGAATGGCTCTTTCCGGCCTTGCCTTCACCCTTGCGGGAGGGTGCCCGGGACGCCAGGTCATCATGTCCGGGGAGGGGGACGGCGACGCCGCCGTGTTCGTGCTGGGAATGCTCATCGGGGCCGCTTTCGCCCATAACTTCTCCCTCGCGAGCTCCGGTGCGGGCGTGACGGCGAACGGAATGACGGCCACGGTGATCGGCCTCGTGTTCTGCCTCGCCGTGGGCGGGCTGTTCAGAATGAAAATGGATTAG
- a CDS encoding sulfurtransferase TusA family protein, translated as MSEAFVVDARGLSCPQPVIETRKALEKHSGGPVEVLVDTVTSRENVARFGESHGWKVTKEDAEDGFRVTFTR; from the coding sequence ATGTCTGAAGCTTTCGTAGTGGACGCCCGGGGCCTTTCATGCCCTCAGCCCGTGATCGAAACGCGGAAAGCCCTCGAGAAGCATTCGGGAGGGCCTGTGGAAGTGCTCGTGGATACGGTCACATCCAGGGAAAATGTCGCCCGTTTCGGTGAAAGCCACGGGTGGAAGGTAACAAAGGAAGATGCGGAAGACGGTTTCAGGGTAACCTTTACACGCTGA
- a CDS encoding energy-coupling factor ABC transporter ATP-binding protein, with amino-acid sequence MSHHYLEVRDLRYAYPDGTEALKGISFRLEHGEACALVGANGAGKSTMMLALTGLILPSGGSVDVGGTVLSKKTAGDVRRRIGFVFQDSEDQLFMPTVFDDVAFGPLNQGLSEPEVRKRVSEALAEVGAGHLEERPTYRLSGGEKRAAAIATVLAMLPDILILDEPGSGLDPYGRRLLVHMLRNFRHTRLIATHDLDLVLDVCPRTIVLHEGEVAADGPTDEIFRRPDLLERCRLEVPFRMQN; translated from the coding sequence ATGAGCCATCATTACCTTGAAGTCCGGGACCTTCGCTATGCCTACCCCGACGGCACCGAGGCCCTGAAGGGCATCTCCTTCCGGCTGGAGCACGGTGAGGCCTGCGCCCTCGTCGGGGCCAACGGCGCGGGGAAATCCACCATGATGCTCGCCCTTACGGGGCTCATACTGCCGTCGGGCGGATCGGTGGACGTGGGGGGAACCGTGCTGTCCAAAAAGACCGCCGGGGACGTGCGCCGGCGGATCGGGTTCGTTTTCCAGGACTCTGAGGACCAGCTGTTCATGCCCACGGTGTTCGACGACGTGGCCTTCGGCCCTCTGAACCAGGGCCTTTCTGAGCCCGAAGTCAGGAAGCGGGTGTCGGAAGCCCTGGCCGAGGTGGGGGCAGGGCACCTGGAGGAGCGGCCGACGTACCGGCTGTCGGGGGGCGAAAAGCGGGCGGCGGCCATAGCCACCGTGCTGGCCATGCTGCCGGACATCCTCATTCTGGACGAACCCGGCTCGGGGCTGGACCCCTATGGACGGCGCCTCCTGGTGCACATGCTGCGGAACTTCCGCCACACCCGCCTGATCGCCACCCATGACCTGGACCTGGTGCTGGACGTCTGCCCCAGGACTATCGTCCTCCATGAGGGGGAGGTGGCCGCCGACGGCCCCACGGACGAAATCTTCCGCCGTCCGGACCTGTTGGAGCGATGCCGCCTGGAGGTTCCCTTCCGGATGCAGAATTGA
- the cbiQ gene encoding cobalt ECF transporter T component CbiQ, with protein sequence MSGSIERNLSALAETSDAPGSGMVKSLDPRAKILVTLMFVVAVTSFGKYEVSRLMPFALYPAAMAGLSGVSPGLVLKRTLIAAPFILLVGLFNPLFDRAPLLRIGPLVLTGGWMSFFSIIARSFLAVSAAVLLVFTTRFDSLCLGLERLGTPRVFVVQLLFLWRYIVLFMEEARRMVRAHTLRSWGNRPKISPKVFVSMMGTLLLRTLDRAGRVYRAMRARGFEGEIRMLRPLSFSPSRDGLFLLVWGGYFLVCRLVNLPEFLFRAAAGP encoded by the coding sequence ATGTCCGGTTCAATCGAAAGAAACCTGTCCGCCCTTGCGGAGACATCTGACGCCCCCGGGTCGGGAATGGTCAAAAGCCTCGATCCGAGGGCGAAGATTCTCGTCACCCTCATGTTCGTCGTCGCGGTGACGTCCTTCGGGAAATACGAGGTGTCCCGCCTCATGCCCTTCGCCCTGTATCCGGCCGCCATGGCGGGACTTTCCGGCGTCAGTCCCGGCCTTGTCCTGAAGCGGACGCTCATCGCGGCCCCCTTCATTCTGCTCGTGGGGCTCTTCAATCCCCTGTTCGACCGGGCGCCTCTGCTCCGGATCGGTCCGCTCGTCCTGACGGGGGGCTGGATGTCATTTTTTTCCATCATTGCCCGTTCATTTCTCGCCGTCTCGGCGGCGGTTCTTCTTGTGTTCACCACCCGGTTCGACAGCCTGTGCCTGGGGCTGGAGCGCCTGGGGACTCCCCGGGTTTTTGTGGTGCAGCTGCTGTTTCTCTGGCGGTATATCGTCCTTTTCATGGAAGAAGCCCGGCGCATGGTCCGGGCCCACACCCTGAGGTCATGGGGGAACAGGCCGAAGATTTCTCCGAAGGTCTTCGTCTCCATGATGGGAACCCTGCTGCTGCGGACCCTCGACCGGGCCGGGAGAGTGTACCGGGCGATGAGGGCACGGGGGTTCGAGGGGGAGATCCGGATGCTGCGCCCCCTGTCGTTTTCCCCTTCGAGGGACGGGCTTTTTCTTCTTGTATGGGGAGGGTATTTTCTGGTGTGCCGTTTAGTCAACCTTCCGGAATTCCTGTTCAGGGCGGCGGCTGGACCATGA